The proteins below come from a single Osmerus mordax isolate fOsmMor3 chromosome 3, fOsmMor3.pri, whole genome shotgun sequence genomic window:
- the LOC136941060 gene encoding tryptase-like, protein MSFWALLLVSLLVHDAAGYFRNRAQSSIMGGEDAPVGHWPWMAQLTIYNGLDRKNYCGGTLISEEWVLTAAHCLDDEDLNLGGSSVRLGLLSLEGPSEYDLGISYTVSHPDYEEEYSLLLHDIALVKLSVKVTFTSSVAPVHLLGLQETFAQHSECWITGWGHVANNEPLDGKRTLQQAKVPIVKQSACKDAFPGVTSDMLCAGDLKHLACLGDSGGPLVCGTAQGRFVQVGIVSFGPSECGFPGVYTRVDKYTQFIKETIHF, encoded by the exons GGTATTTTCGAAACCGAGCTCAGAGCTCCATCATGGGTGGAGAAGATGCCCCTGTTGGCCACTGGCCATGGATGGCCCAGTTGACCATTTATAATGGTCTGGATAGAAAGAATTATTGTGGTGGCACGCTTATCTCTGAGGAATGGGTTCTTACAGCAGCACACTGCCTGGATGA tGAAGATCTTAACCTGGGTGGTTCCTCTGTTCGACTGGGTTTACTCAGCCTGGAAGGACCATCAGAGTATGACTTAGGTATATCCTACACTGTCAGTCACCCTGACTATGAAGAAGAGTATTCACTCTTACTACATGACATTGCACTGGTGAAGCTGTCTGTGAAGGTTACCTTCACCTCCTCAGTGGCTCCTGTACACTTGCTTGGCTTGCAGGAGACATTTGCTCAACATTCTGAGTGCTGGATCACTGGCTGGGGCCATGTTGCTAACAATG AGCCATTGGACGGTAAACGGACCCTCCAGCAGGCAAAAGTGCCAATTGTAAAACAAAGTGCCTGTAAGGATGCGTTTCCTGGCGTCACTAGTGATATGCTGTGTGCTGGAGATTTGAAGCATCTTGCCTGTCTA GGGGATTCTGGTGGACCCCTGGTGTGTGGTACAGCGCAAGGACGATTTGTCCAGGTGGGCATTGTGAGTTTTGGGCCATCAGAATGTGGCTTTCCAGGGGTCTATACAAGAGTGGACAAATACACCCAATTCATCAAAGAAACTATTCACTTCTAA